A genome region from Flavobacterium sp. CFS9 includes the following:
- a CDS encoding nucleoside recognition domain-containing protein codes for MVLSRFWLAIFVSSILFVVVSLFTGNSYTLDFILNGQKDDPILVSEKYLEQIPAFVRDSIDLKEDKTMIVNRDLTNPDTTYVYKNKTVKIYSGVQKSDGLLPTCKSTLIDIIIPLIAYLAFFCGLMELLIVSGASEKLARFLSPMFTKVFPTVPKNHPSISYMTLNFAANFLGLDSAATPFGLKAMESLQELNVEKDKASDAQIMFMCLHASGLTLIPTSIIGYRAAANAANPADVMLPCIITSLIGTVAAFLIVGIRQKINFKSASLVLALMAIIAAIIGLLFYVNHLDLIGKNYFTSNLSGLMLIGIIGVTLIFSFIHEKKFVAQDTTMFDTFVEGANNGLKTGVKIFPYVLGMLVAISLFRNSGLFEIISNGIGFIFSSIGVSSEIINALPVALLRPFSSGGSRGFLLDSMSTFGADSLTGRLSSIFQCSAETTFYVIAVYFGSVNIKNTRYALTTMLLVDFICVIAAIFVASWFF; via the coding sequence ATGGTATTGAGCAGATTTTGGTTAGCTATTTTTGTGTCTTCAATTTTATTTGTGGTAGTGAGTTTGTTTACCGGTAACAGTTACACGCTCGATTTTATTTTGAACGGACAAAAAGATGACCCAATTCTGGTTTCTGAAAAATATCTGGAGCAGATTCCTGCTTTTGTGCGAGACAGCATCGACTTAAAAGAAGATAAAACCATGATTGTAAACAGGGACTTAACCAATCCTGATACTACTTATGTTTACAAGAACAAAACGGTAAAAATTTATAGTGGTGTCCAAAAATCAGACGGTTTACTGCCAACCTGTAAAAGCACTTTGATCGACATTATCATTCCATTAATTGCCTACTTAGCCTTTTTTTGCGGATTGATGGAACTTTTAATCGTTTCCGGAGCTTCCGAAAAACTGGCCAGATTCCTAAGTCCGATGTTTACCAAAGTATTCCCTACGGTTCCTAAAAACCACCCGTCGATATCCTATATGACCTTAAATTTTGCTGCAAACTTCCTTGGTTTAGATTCTGCTGCCACACCATTTGGACTAAAAGCAATGGAGAGCTTACAGGAACTGAATGTAGAAAAAGACAAGGCAAGTGACGCCCAAATCATGTTTATGTGTCTGCATGCATCTGGTTTGACCCTGATTCCAACGTCAATTATTGGATATCGCGCCGCAGCAAACGCAGCCAATCCGGCGGATGTTATGCTTCCGTGTATCATCACTTCACTAATTGGAACTGTCGCAGCATTCCTGATCGTGGGAATCAGACAAAAAATAAATTTCAAAAGCGCTTCATTGGTACTTGCATTAATGGCCATTATTGCTGCGATCATAGGATTATTGTTCTACGTTAATCACTTAGACTTAATTGGAAAAAACTATTTCACTTCTAATCTTTCAGGATTGATGTTAATAGGAATCATTGGCGTTACACTGATTTTCTCATTCATTCATGAGAAGAAATTTGTAGCGCAGGACACTACAATGTTCGATACTTTTGTAGAAGGGGCTAACAATGGTTTGAAAACCGGAGTTAAAATTTTCCCTTATGTTTTAGGAATGCTAGTTGCCATCTCTCTTTTTAGAAATAGTGGCTTATTTGAAATTATCAGCAATGGAATCGGATTTATCTTTAGCAGCATTGGAGTAAGTTCCGAAATCATAAATGCATTACCGGTTGCCTTACTTAGACCTTTTAGCTCAGGAGGTTCCAGAGGATTCTTACTGGACTCGATGAGTACTTTCGGAGCAGATTCCCTTACCGGACGTTTGAGCAGTATTTTCCAATGTAGTGCCGAAACTACTTTTTATGTAATTGCGGTTTACTTCGGATCTGTAAATATCAAAAACACCCGCTATGCTCTTACCACCATGTTATTGGTTGACTTTATTTGTGTAATCGCTGCAATTTTTGTGGCAAGCTGGTTTTTTTAA
- the tnpA gene encoding IS200/IS605 family transposase, with translation MANTYHQVYIQAVFAVKYREALINSEWKSKLLSILGNLINETGCKTIIVNGTENHVHCFLDLKPNVSISELMKTVKEKSSKYINDHKLTKSRFEWQEGYGVYSYSQSHIDAVYKYILNQEEHHKKQSFKEEYFTLLERFQVSYDEKYLFNDLI, from the coding sequence GTGGCAAATACCTATCATCAAGTTTATATACAGGCCGTTTTTGCTGTCAAATATAGAGAAGCGCTTATAAATAGCGAATGGAAATCGAAGTTGTTAAGCATTCTCGGTAATCTGATAAACGAAACGGGCTGCAAAACCATAATTGTAAATGGTACCGAAAATCATGTTCATTGCTTTCTGGATTTAAAACCAAACGTTTCTATTTCTGAACTAATGAAAACCGTAAAAGAAAAATCATCGAAATACATCAATGATCATAAGCTGACAAAATCCAGGTTCGAATGGCAGGAAGGTTATGGTGTTTACTCCTATAGCCAATCTCATATTGATGCGGTATACAAATACATCCTAAATCAGGAAGAACATCACAAAAAGCAATCTTTCAAAGAAGAATATTTTACACTTTTAGAGAGATTTCAGGTTTCTTATGATGAAAAATACCTATTTAATGATCTTATATGA
- a CDS encoding fumarate hydratase, protein MIDFIYQDPYPILKDDTQYRKITSDFVKVEQFGQREVLTVDPKGLELLAEEALTDVSFMLRTTHLQKLRNILDDPEATDNDRFVAYNLLQNASVAAEGQLPSCQDTGTAIVMAKKGESIFTGVDDAEWLSKGIFNTYQKRNLRYSQIVPISMFEEKNSGSNLPAQIDIYAKKGASYEFLFMAKGGGSANKTYLYQQTKSLLNDKSMDAFIRTKIKDLGTSACPPYHLALVIGGTSAEANLSAVKKASAGYYDNLPTSGNMAGQAFRDLEWEERVQKICQESEIGAQFGGKYFTHDVRVIRLPRHAASCPVGLGVSCSADRNIKGKITKDGIFVEQLEVNPKQFLPETAPHLEAPVEIDLDQPMADILAKLSQYPIKTRLKLNGTVIVARDIAHAKIMELLEAGKPMPEYFKNHPVYYAGPAKTPEGMASGSFGPTTAGRMDVYVDEFQKHGGSMIMLAKGNRTKQVTDACQKYGGFYLGSIGGPAAILAQDNILKVEVVDFEELGMEAVRKITVKDFPAFIITDDKGNDFFENL, encoded by the coding sequence ATGATTGATTTTATATACCAAGACCCTTATCCTATTTTGAAGGATGATACGCAATACCGCAAAATCACCTCTGATTTTGTAAAGGTGGAGCAATTTGGACAACGTGAAGTTTTAACCGTTGATCCAAAAGGATTAGAATTATTAGCTGAAGAAGCTCTTACCGATGTTTCGTTCATGTTACGAACGACCCATTTACAAAAATTAAGAAATATACTTGACGATCCGGAAGCTACAGATAACGATCGTTTTGTGGCTTACAACTTGTTACAAAATGCATCCGTTGCTGCCGAAGGTCAGTTACCAAGCTGTCAGGATACCGGAACGGCTATCGTAATGGCAAAAAAAGGAGAAAGCATTTTTACCGGTGTTGATGATGCTGAATGGTTAAGCAAAGGAATTTTCAATACCTATCAAAAACGTAATCTTCGTTATTCTCAAATTGTTCCGATTTCGATGTTTGAAGAAAAAAATTCAGGATCAAATCTTCCGGCACAAATTGATATCTATGCTAAAAAAGGAGCTTCGTACGAGTTTTTATTCATGGCAAAAGGTGGTGGATCTGCGAATAAAACCTACTTGTACCAGCAAACGAAATCTTTACTGAATGATAAATCTATGGATGCTTTCATTCGTACGAAAATTAAAGATTTAGGAACATCGGCTTGTCCTCCGTATCACTTGGCTTTAGTAATTGGAGGAACTTCTGCTGAAGCGAATCTAAGCGCTGTTAAAAAAGCATCTGCCGGTTACTATGACAACCTTCCTACTTCAGGAAATATGGCCGGTCAGGCGTTTCGTGATTTAGAATGGGAAGAGCGTGTTCAGAAAATCTGTCAGGAAAGTGAGATTGGTGCTCAGTTTGGCGGAAAATATTTCACGCATGATGTTCGTGTAATTCGTTTGCCTCGTCACGCAGCTTCTTGTCCGGTTGGATTGGGAGTTTCTTGTTCAGCAGACAGAAATATCAAAGGAAAGATTACCAAAGACGGAATCTTCGTTGAGCAATTGGAAGTAAATCCAAAGCAATTTTTACCGGAAACAGCTCCACACTTAGAAGCTCCTGTTGAAATTGATTTAGATCAGCCGATGGCCGATATTTTAGCCAAATTATCTCAATATCCAATTAAAACCCGTCTAAAACTTAACGGAACTGTAATTGTAGCCCGTGATATTGCACATGCCAAAATCATGGAATTACTGGAAGCTGGTAAACCAATGCCAGAATACTTTAAAAATCACCCTGTTTATTACGCCGGACCTGCAAAAACGCCTGAAGGAATGGCTTCAGGAAGTTTTGGACCGACAACTGCGGGACGTATGGACGTTTATGTAGATGAATTTCAAAAACATGGAGGCAGTATGATCATGCTGGCCAAAGGAAACCGTACCAAACAGGTAACAGATGCCTGCCAGAAATATGGTGGATTCTATCTAGGCTCTATTGGAGGTCCTGCCGCTATTTTAGCACAAGACAACATCTTAAAAGTTGAAGTGGTAGATTTTGAAGAATTAGGAATGGAAGCGGTTCGTAAAATTACCGTTAAAGATTTCCCGGCTTTTATCATTACAGATGATAAAGGGAATGATTTTTTTGAAAATCTTTAA
- a CDS encoding PAS domain-containing protein: MKTNKFEEVSHRNSVPIMAWDFHCEHLKELKAILTDVKKVNKISSQFIWDAKNLEIEERMKNEVVLVTDLDLKIVFASNGIRKMTGYKEEEVLGKTPKMFQGPATSKTVLKEIKEAIQQRIPFEKTLENYRKDGRTYKCKINARPVFNLKGQLSHFIAFESEELE; this comes from the coding sequence ATGAAAACGAACAAATTTGAAGAAGTCTCTCATCGTAATTCAGTCCCAATTATGGCTTGGGATTTTCATTGTGAACATTTAAAAGAGCTGAAAGCGATTCTTACCGATGTAAAAAAAGTTAATAAAATTTCGAGTCAGTTTATCTGGGATGCTAAAAATCTGGAAATTGAAGAACGAATGAAGAATGAAGTAGTCCTGGTTACCGATTTAGACTTGAAAATAGTTTTTGCTTCAAATGGAATCAGAAAAATGACAGGTTACAAGGAAGAAGAAGTTTTGGGTAAAACTCCTAAAATGTTTCAGGGACCAGCGACTTCAAAAACTGTACTTAAAGAAATTAAAGAAGCTATTCAGCAACGAATTCCTTTCGAAAAAACACTTGAAAACTATAGAAAAGACGGCAGAACCTATAAATGTAAAATCAATGCGCGTCCCGTTTTTAATTTAAAGGGGCAATTGTCTCATTTTATTGCTTTCGAAAGTGAAGAGTTGGAATAA
- the dinB gene encoding DNA polymerase IV, translating to MSETPTYRKIIHIDMDAFYASVEQMDNPALRGKPVAVGGSENRGVVSAASYEARKFGVRSAISGVLAKKYCPEIIFVRPRFDRYKEISNKIHKIFHEYTDLVEPLSLDEAYLDVTQNKKGNPSASLLAQEIRLRILNEVGLTASAGISINKFVAKIASDVNKPNGQKTVNPDEVLSFLEELPIRKFYGVGKVTTEKMYQLGIFTGADLKSKEVEFLEKHFGKSGAFYYNVVRGIHNSEVKASRVTKSVAAEHTFDVNLSSEIFMLEQLEKIAASLERRLKKYNISGKTVTLKIKYSDFTQQTRSKTLPYFISDKSLILETVEELLYQERMKDSVRLLGISLNNLNTEEKKAVVVQLKFSF from the coding sequence ATGTCTGAAACCCCAACATATCGAAAAATCATTCACATTGATATGGATGCTTTTTATGCTTCGGTAGAGCAGATGGATAATCCCGCTTTACGCGGAAAACCCGTTGCTGTGGGTGGATCGGAGAATAGAGGAGTGGTTTCGGCAGCAAGTTACGAAGCGCGAAAATTTGGGGTACGAAGTGCCATAAGTGGTGTTTTGGCCAAAAAATATTGTCCGGAAATTATTTTTGTACGTCCGCGTTTTGACCGTTACAAAGAGATCTCAAATAAAATTCATAAAATATTTCATGAATATACCGATCTGGTGGAGCCTCTTTCGCTGGATGAAGCTTATCTTGATGTGACACAAAACAAGAAAGGGAATCCAAGTGCCAGTCTGCTCGCACAGGAAATCAGACTCCGAATTCTGAATGAGGTTGGACTCACGGCTTCTGCGGGAATTTCGATTAATAAGTTTGTGGCGAAAATTGCCTCGGATGTTAACAAACCAAACGGACAGAAAACGGTTAATCCGGACGAGGTTTTGAGCTTTTTGGAAGAACTGCCCATTCGGAAGTTTTATGGGGTTGGAAAAGTAACCACCGAAAAGATGTATCAATTAGGAATTTTTACAGGAGCTGATCTTAAGAGCAAAGAAGTAGAGTTTTTGGAGAAACATTTCGGAAAATCGGGGGCTTTTTATTACAATGTGGTTCGCGGAATTCATAATAGTGAAGTAAAAGCGTCTCGTGTAACGAAATCAGTTGCGGCGGAACACACCTTCGATGTCAACTTATCCTCTGAAATTTTTATGCTCGAACAGCTTGAAAAGATTGCGGCATCTTTAGAAAGGCGGTTAAAGAAATATAATATCTCGGGCAAAACCGTGACGCTTAAAATCAAATACAGTGATTTTACGCAACAAACACGCAGTAAGACGCTGCCATACTTTATTTCCGATAAAAGTTTGATTTTAGAGACCGTTGAGGAGCTTTTGTATCAGGAACGAATGAAAGATTCGGTTCGGCTATTGGGGATTTCCTTGAACAATCTAAATACAGAAGAAAAAAAGGCAGTAGTAGTCCAGCTTAAATTTTCCTTCTAA
- a CDS encoding metallophosphoesterase family protein: protein MRTFVIGDIHGGLLALEQVMKKAQVTTQDTLIFLGDYVDGWSQSPQVIEYLMDLKSKQNCICIRGNHDELLLSWFKSKTDDVDETLWFKHGGEATVLAYEKLTAEEKQTHIAFLESLEDYYLDDQNRLFVHAGFTNLNGIKYEYFPKLFYWDRTLWETALSLDPNLKVGDALYPKRFTLYKEIYIGHTPVTRIGETTPVQKANVWNVDTGAAFKGPLTILDVDTKEFWQSEPLNELYSSEKGRN, encoded by the coding sequence ATGCGAACATTTGTTATAGGCGACATACACGGCGGATTACTCGCGCTTGAACAAGTGATGAAAAAAGCCCAAGTTACCACACAAGATACTCTTATTTTTTTAGGCGATTATGTTGACGGATGGAGTCAGTCTCCACAAGTAATTGAATATTTAATGGACTTAAAGAGCAAACAGAACTGTATTTGCATTAGAGGAAATCACGACGAACTGCTTTTGTCCTGGTTTAAAAGCAAAACTGACGACGTTGACGAAACTTTATGGTTCAAACACGGTGGAGAAGCAACTGTTCTGGCCTATGAAAAACTCACTGCGGAAGAAAAACAGACACATATTGCTTTCCTCGAATCATTGGAAGATTATTACCTTGACGATCAAAACCGTTTATTTGTTCATGCAGGTTTTACCAATCTGAACGGCATCAAATATGAATATTTTCCAAAATTATTCTATTGGGACAGAACACTCTGGGAGACGGCTCTTTCGCTAGATCCTAATTTAAAAGTCGGTGATGCACTTTATCCTAAGCGTTTTACGTTGTATAAAGAAATCTATATCGGACATACTCCTGTGACCCGAATTGGTGAAACAACTCCCGTACAAAAAGCGAATGTCTGGAACGTTGATACCGGTGCTGCTTTTAAGGGCCCGTTGACTATTTTGGACGTCGATACGAAAGAATTCTGGCAGAGCGAACCGTTAAATGAACTGTATTCTTCTGAAAAAGGCAGGAATTAA
- a CDS encoding DUF6646 family protein, with translation MKKVITLLFLVSFGFTQAQEAFKGKGDVRVNVGANLQDGGSGIQGSVDFGLGENFSFGFVANYLLGVDNFNGFYHNNPTPYTDLKPKFSDRFDAKARINANLSSVIGVKQLDVYPGLSLGLRNFGGHVGGRYFFTDGFGVFTEIGFPIAKYGNNNDVFDHLNNQATFSLGASFNLQ, from the coding sequence ATGAAAAAGGTAATTACACTTTTGTTTTTAGTATCATTTGGATTCACACAAGCACAAGAGGCTTTTAAAGGTAAAGGAGATGTTAGAGTGAATGTTGGAGCTAACTTACAAGATGGTGGTTCCGGAATTCAGGGTTCTGTAGATTTTGGTCTTGGAGAAAATTTCTCTTTTGGCTTTGTAGCCAATTATCTATTAGGAGTAGACAACTTTAATGGTTTCTATCACAACAATCCAACTCCATACACGGATTTAAAACCGAAGTTTAGTGATCGTTTTGATGCTAAAGCCAGAATTAATGCTAACCTAAGCAGTGTTATTGGGGTTAAACAATTGGATGTTTACCCTGGTTTAAGTTTAGGACTGCGCAACTTTGGAGGTCATGTTGGCGGACGTTATTTCTTTACGGACGGATTTGGCGTTTTCACAGAAATTGGGTTTCCAATTGCAAAATATGGAAACAACAACGATGTATTTGATCATTTAAACAATCAGGCAACTTTTAGTTTAGGAGCTTCATTTAATTTACAATAA
- a CDS encoding S-adenosyl-l-methionine hydroxide adenosyltransferase family protein, with translation MMKLYLFLFLYGISFSGFSQNNVLVFQSDFGLKDGAVSAMKGVAMGVSTDLKIFDLTHEIPAFNIWEAAYRLSQTAQYYPAGTVFVSVCDPGVGTARHSVVLLTKSGHYFVTPDNGTLTLIAEQLGIQEIREIDEVKNRRRNSNESYTFHGRDVYAFTGARLASRTITFEEVGSKLPNEVVKIDYQKPIFENGSIKGGIPVLDIQYGNVWTNIDKKTAENLDLKAGDIVKVQIFNDTKKVYQGKLKLVHTFGEAEIGTDVCYFNSLLNFSLAVNQGNFSEKYKVYSGAHWSILLSR, from the coding sequence ATGATGAAATTATACCTATTCCTTTTTTTGTACGGCATCAGTTTTAGTGGCTTTTCTCAGAATAACGTGCTGGTTTTTCAATCTGATTTTGGGTTGAAAGACGGAGCAGTATCTGCAATGAAAGGTGTGGCAATGGGAGTTTCAACAGACTTGAAAATATTTGATCTGACCCACGAAATTCCGGCGTTTAATATTTGGGAGGCCGCTTACCGTTTGTCACAAACTGCACAATACTATCCTGCAGGAACTGTATTTGTATCTGTTTGCGATCCTGGAGTGGGAACCGCAAGACATTCTGTGGTTTTGCTTACCAAATCAGGACATTATTTTGTAACTCCTGATAACGGAACGTTGACATTAATTGCAGAACAACTGGGGATTCAGGAAATTCGTGAAATAGATGAAGTAAAAAACCGCCGCCGAAATTCAAATGAATCGTATACTTTTCATGGACGCGATGTATATGCTTTTACCGGAGCACGTTTAGCCTCAAGAACCATTACATTTGAAGAAGTGGGTTCTAAGCTGCCTAACGAAGTTGTGAAAATTGATTATCAGAAACCGATTTTTGAAAATGGAAGTATTAAAGGAGGTATTCCCGTTTTGGATATTCAGTATGGTAACGTCTGGACCAATATTGATAAGAAGACCGCCGAAAATTTAGATTTGAAAGCAGGAGACATTGTGAAAGTTCAGATTTTTAATGACACTAAAAAAGTATATCAAGGGAAACTGAAATTAGTCCATACATTTGGTGAGGCTGAAATAGGGACTGATGTTTGTTACTTCAACAGTCTTTTAAATTTCTCACTCGCAGTCAATCAGGGGAATTTCTCGGAAAAGTATAAAGTGTATAGCGGGGCTCATTGGAGTATTTTGCTAAGCAGATAA
- a CDS encoding M4 family metallopeptidase yields the protein MNRKLPKCMASAVVILTFSVSGFAQNTDKRVSQKNVSENGQPSLITFSDKSTYRGTDYNTVFREQLGLKDNQSFSKIKIESDREGFTHEKFQLYEQGIKVEFANYTLHSKDGKLVSMNGEFYALQNVKTTPKLSSKAAFDRAVAYTGAKQYLWENPQDAAAMNYEKPKGELVLLPAMEEQGETRKSDKVRLAYKFDIYATNPVSRGDLYIDAETGKVLFYNATIKHLGEYSHGNKLKTAKAVNQKEETNSKKAFVAANAATRYSGTQVIQTTLSGASYILADATRGLGINTYNMKKGTSYTAAVNFTDADNNWTAAEYNNANKDNGALDAHWGAEKTYDYWSTVHGRNSFDNAGAIIKSYVHYSNAYDNAYWNGSVMTYGDGSGTYFDILTAIDVAGHEIGHAVCTYTANLAYQKESGALNEAFSDIWGACIEYAAAPTKSPWLIGEDIERRSGHLALRSMSDPNSEGQPDTYGGTYWINPNCTPTSSNDYCGVHTNSGVLNHWFYILSVGKSGTNDIGNAYNVTGITIDKAAKIAYRLESVYLTANSTFANARTSGIQSAIDLYGAGSPEVIATTNAFYAVGVGAAYVGSNDTVAPSAPTNLAASGTTGSTTNLTWTASTDNVGVTGYDIYQGTTLKGSSTTTNYTVTGLTALTTYSFSVKAKDAAGNVSAASNAVSVTTTAASLNYCNSQGNSTVDERIGKVVFGTINNTSTGTTGYENYTAISTNAARGTAYTVTITPVWTSTIYSEGYAVFIDYNQDGDFTDAGETVWTKATSTAATATGTITIPATATLGTTRLRVSMKYNGIPTSCESFSYGQVEDYSINITASGAIVNQEIAAGLAETNETARFALYPNPVADELNVSLADNTGYTFRITNTLGQQVSSGELSGNPIDVRTLKTGLYVIELNNGTKRIVKKFAKK from the coding sequence ATGAACAGAAAATTACCAAAATGCATGGCATCAGCCGTTGTTATTCTTACATTTTCAGTATCAGGATTTGCCCAAAACACAGATAAACGGGTAAGTCAGAAAAATGTATCAGAAAATGGACAACCAAGCTTAATCACTTTTAGTGATAAATCTACTTACAGAGGAACAGATTACAACACTGTTTTTAGAGAACAATTGGGTTTGAAAGACAACCAATCCTTTTCGAAAATTAAGATCGAATCTGACAGAGAAGGTTTTACACATGAAAAATTTCAATTGTACGAACAAGGCATTAAAGTAGAATTTGCCAATTACACCCTACATTCCAAAGACGGAAAATTAGTTTCAATGAACGGAGAGTTTTATGCCCTTCAAAATGTAAAAACAACTCCAAAACTATCCAGTAAAGCAGCTTTCGACAGAGCGGTTGCTTATACAGGAGCCAAACAATACCTATGGGAAAACCCGCAAGATGCTGCAGCAATGAACTATGAGAAGCCAAAAGGCGAATTGGTTTTATTGCCGGCCATGGAAGAGCAGGGTGAAACCAGAAAGTCAGATAAGGTGAGATTGGCTTATAAATTTGATATTTATGCCACCAATCCGGTAAGCCGCGGTGATTTGTATATCGATGCAGAAACCGGTAAAGTCCTGTTTTATAACGCAACCATAAAACATCTTGGTGAATACAGCCACGGAAATAAACTAAAAACTGCCAAAGCAGTAAATCAAAAAGAGGAGACAAATTCCAAAAAAGCTTTTGTTGCAGCCAATGCCGCGACACGTTACAGCGGGACGCAGGTGATACAAACGACCTTAAGCGGAGCGTCCTATATACTTGCCGATGCCACAAGAGGTTTAGGAATCAACACCTACAATATGAAAAAGGGAACCAGTTATACCGCTGCCGTAAATTTTACAGATGCTGATAATAACTGGACCGCTGCTGAGTATAACAATGCGAACAAAGACAATGGAGCTTTGGATGCGCATTGGGGAGCTGAAAAAACATACGATTACTGGTCAACAGTACACGGTAGAAACAGCTTTGACAATGCCGGTGCTATCATAAAAAGCTACGTACATTACAGCAATGCTTATGACAATGCTTATTGGAATGGAAGTGTAATGACTTATGGTGACGGAAGCGGAACTTATTTTGATATCTTAACAGCAATTGATGTTGCTGGACACGAAATAGGACATGCTGTTTGTACCTATACAGCAAATCTGGCTTATCAAAAAGAATCCGGAGCTTTAAATGAAGCGTTCTCTGATATTTGGGGAGCCTGTATTGAATATGCCGCAGCACCAACAAAATCTCCGTGGTTAATAGGTGAAGATATCGAAAGAAGATCCGGACACCTTGCCTTACGTTCTATGAGTGATCCAAATTCTGAAGGCCAGCCGGATACTTATGGCGGAACCTATTGGATCAATCCAAATTGTACACCAACAAGCAGTAACGATTATTGCGGTGTTCATACCAACTCTGGTGTATTGAACCATTGGTTTTACATTTTGTCTGTTGGTAAATCGGGGACAAACGATATTGGAAATGCCTATAACGTAACCGGAATTACCATTGATAAAGCAGCAAAAATCGCGTACCGTCTGGAAAGCGTGTATTTAACAGCAAACTCTACTTTTGCCAATGCAAGAACTTCAGGAATACAATCGGCTATTGATTTGTATGGTGCGGGTTCACCTGAAGTTATTGCAACCACCAATGCATTTTATGCCGTAGGTGTTGGGGCAGCTTATGTAGGATCAAACGATACCGTTGCACCATCAGCTCCAACAAATCTTGCTGCTTCCGGAACAACAGGTTCTACAACTAATTTGACATGGACGGCTTCAACAGATAACGTAGGAGTTACCGGATATGATATTTACCAGGGAACAACTCTTAAAGGTTCGTCTACGACAACCAATTATACAGTAACTGGTTTGACAGCGTTGACAACCTATAGCTTTAGTGTAAAAGCTAAAGATGCGGCAGGAAATGTTTCAGCAGCAAGTAATGCTGTAAGTGTTACGACTACAGCTGCATCTTTAAACTACTGTAACTCTCAGGGGAATAGTACTGTAGACGAGAGAATTGGAAAAGTGGTATTCGGTACCATCAACAATACTTCAACAGGAACAACCGGTTATGAAAACTATACCGCTATCTCGACAAATGCTGCGAGAGGAACAGCTTATACGGTAACAATCACTCCGGTTTGGACTTCTACTATTTACAGCGAAGGATATGCCGTTTTTATCGATTACAACCAAGATGGAGACTTTACAGATGCTGGTGAAACAGTTTGGACAAAAGCAACCTCTACAGCGGCTACAGCAACTGGAACCATTACAATTCCGGCTACAGCGACACTTGGTACAACAAGACTTAGAGTTTCGATGAAATACAACGGAATACCAACTTCTTGTGAGTCATTTTCTTATGGACAAGTAGAAGATTATTCGATCAATATTACAGCTTCAGGAGCTATTGTAAATCAGGAAATTGCAGCAGGATTAGCGGAAACTAATGAAACGGCAAGATTTGCATTGTATCCAAATCCGGTTGCTGATGAATTGAATGTTTCATTGGCAGATAATACTGGATATACTTTCAGAATCACCAATACATTGGGTCAGCAAGTGAGTTCTGGTGAGCTTTCCGGAAATCCGATTGATGTGAGAACTTTAAAAACAGGACTTTATGTTATCGAACTAAATAACGGTACCAAAAGAATCGTTAAGAAATTCGCTAAAAAATAA
- a CDS encoding CoA transferase subunit B, whose amino-acid sequence MLTKEDIARRIAKEVKDRYFVNLGIGIPTLVANYVREDIAVEFQSENGVLGMGPFPFAGEEDADIINAGKQTITTLPGASFFDSAFSFGMIRSQKVDLTILGAMEVSENGDIANWKIPGKMVKGMGGAMDLVASAENIIVAMMHVNKAGESKILKKCSLPLTGVGCVKKVVTELAVLEVTDKGFKLLERAPGISVEHIIASTEADLIIEGEIPEMDIR is encoded by the coding sequence ATGTTGACAAAAGAAGATATTGCAAGACGTATTGCAAAAGAAGTAAAAGACCGCTATTTTGTGAATCTTGGAATTGGTATTCCAACTCTGGTAGCAAATTATGTGAGAGAAGATATTGCTGTGGAGTTTCAAAGTGAGAACGGTGTTCTCGGTATGGGACCTTTTCCTTTTGCAGGAGAAGAAGATGCAGATATTATCAATGCCGGAAAGCAAACCATTACAACACTTCCGGGAGCCAGTTTCTTTGATTCGGCTTTTAGTTTTGGAATGATCCGAAGCCAAAAAGTAGATTTGACTATTTTAGGTGCTATGGAGGTTTCTGAAAATGGTGATATTGCCAATTGGAAAATTCCGGGTAAGATGGTAAAAGGAATGGGCGGTGCGATGGATTTGGTAGCTTCTGCCGAAAACATTATCGTTGCCATGATGCACGTTAATAAAGCAGGAGAATCGAAAATACTGAAAAAATGCTCTTTACCCTTAACAGGTGTGGGCTGCGTTAAAAAAGTAGTTACCGAGCTTGCAGTTCTCGAAGTAACCGATAAAGGTTTTAAGCTCTTAGAAAGAGCACCAGGAATTTCTGTTGAACACATCATCGCATCAACCGAAGCAGATTTGATCATTGAAGGTGAAATTCCGGAAATGGATATAAGATAA